From a single Xiphophorus maculatus strain JP 163 A chromosome 5, X_maculatus-5.0-male, whole genome shotgun sequence genomic region:
- the LOC102236439 gene encoding sterile alpha motif domain-containing protein 9-like, with protein sequence MDPERKQSSSPSLSMMTDQSKDDFVNFAVDERNSQSSVVDEINTSPTDPSLRSYRSRSPPPDFSNAIGGLPTKTVDHNLTLPPLIEDWTKDQVKDWLVIKLRVPKELAQKLYDQELTGAYLASYEKEDLLELGVPPAPAIHILRQVKKFKKQSETFVPATQAAESELNFRDNVEMSRKLDESAENETVSSDSGIQNLSSSVWMLQMTRDVIRVDPTIAESQIDIQTPDNLEAPQRQRPVCQIRPFDKSNSSVFYMENDILPPMAGPSNLIDPVHEYHLLPNVNEASEREILYEFNREVFSFAASCMNSRTNGTIHFGVNVQQAQQHGQVVGQTITSLNKYNEAFESSLGDFFEEKYVNVARLCIRPPNFIQVLHENGTASDKWVIEVDVVPVISQTQNYLFYTKLGITSTEEKECKTFCLFVREGPRSVNIFADTNPRVGQEKLKDLTEKVKNLVSARKAAEENKERCFPQSYQGQRLKQLMTRGRHVLESSLQVIVVTDKCHPDQLEHMDFLKEISLFAVLEFDPESDLNGTCHFYRKDHIANLHYPQMFNTQDCLPTLLGKLNLFKQTSWIFCNGRLNEESEEDMPLISSEWLKRRSGDISKMIGFLCSPDVISKDRLLVILVLHSAVTDLSHPILETFCAIYRTLEGADNMLCICRDSGVFNDWKKLIELRCKEDISSKCIYELSLNEISSTIKQLKEPQTQSSQRYLPSTGSSLVLLTKKAEELFTDLDILSKNECENTEIEKSDSFDEFNKKIEEDFYRGGQVRWWNFHLSEQRGSLPFIKRDKYNELYDLITPVEGYTSSCVMINLFHPPGCGGTTLAMHVLWNLRRKFRCAVVKNNRATNNDIAAQVINLLTYGKQDQPGYTPVLLLVDNWEDVEDLKQCILHVAGERRQQNALMVLILNCERTQFPDESSRSSYVPNIFITNKLSTKEQGLFSEKLQQLKTYHEKPETFYAFMIMTNNFSEAYITNIVSNSLKALDATSRQGRLLSFLALLNTFVNGSYMSLSLCEELLGIRNSLWKRETIDDSMTPYSTLLITFSVEEQGFYQAVRFLHPMIASNCLQIFEQRHQLSLAEVTIDILHSDKLYKSCMGKDFLVQNIQSMLISRHRKEQGDDKDTQFSPLIEKIHNKEGAEKVEELFEKAIGRFDRSATLPQALARYFCLREKDFQAALKWALDARGKNSNSYIADTVGQVYKSQLKKKIEDSEPLTAEALNECLILGSKAAKAFQESQELAKKDETIDPFDLHNRKRTKSYNTSGYVGETEVMMILLDFIKELPLSQSRDRYQTDILLQILKGHHTIRDFHFDHSNAATAQFVDVLECHERFLISLKPRLKEIFSFFENYFTYLRPRSQERVTADDRNKKKLSEHFKQYLKIFSSSEQEKASEKARNPNLSLLQDIQDQRFYLETKRADSFAGLLQCLSDKNVTEMERIFKKWKFIFEKSPKRSVSDTVNFILANIVMHSIKPSSKELKKYEELVDLLNEELQKEGTRSNSTEMYYLSMLLMWPTKDRKLESLSTYKDIATYFRSAKKSFHRRFSHMFPVRTAVAHFFLGKSSRLNRIVSKVVLDQILREESCSDQSGQSCTLNHLWQSGAAWNEPQVKKELLRVKGISENGEISVNYGGNLKIPVRPAYLGDIRSGCSREQISFYLGFTMEGPVAYNIKYLTAQ encoded by the exons ATGGATCCTGAGAGGAAGCAGAGCTCTTCACCGTCCCTTTCTATGATGACTGACCAATCCAAAGATGACTTTGTGAACTTCGCTGTGGATGAAAG GAATTCTCAGAGCTCTGTGGTGgatgaaataaatacaagcCCAACAGATCCATCTCTAAGGAGCTACAGGTCTAGGTCCCCTCCACCAGATTTCAG CAATGCAATTGGTGGACTGCCGACAAAAACA GTTGACCATAACTTAACACTTCCACCACTTATTGAAGACTGGACTAAGGATCAAGTTAAAGACTGGTTGGTTATTAAACTGAGAGTACCAAAAGAACTTGCACAAAAACTTTATGACCAGGAGCTTACAGGAGCTTATCTGGCCTCTTATGAAAAAGAAGACTTGCTTGAACTTGGTGTTCCACCAGCACCAGCAATACACATCTTGAGGCAGGTTAAGAAGTTTAAGAAGCAATCAGAAACATTTGTACCAGCCACTCAAGCAGCAGAGAGTGAACTCAACTTCAGGGACAATGTAGAGATGTCACGAAAGCTGGATGAATCAGCAGAAAATGAGACGGTGTCATCAGATTCAGGAATCCAAAATCTAAGTTCTTCAGTATGGATGCTACAAATGACAAGAGACGTAATAAGAGTTGATCCGACTATAGCTGAGAGTCAAATTGATATTCAAACTCCTGACAACTTAGAAGCTCCACAACGACAGAGGCCAGTATGTCAGATTCGGCCCTTTGATAAAAGTAACTCCTCAGTCTTCTACATGGAAAATGACATTCTTCCACCAATGGCAGGTCCAAGTAATCTCATTGACCCTGTTCATGAGTACCACCTCCTGCCAAATGTAAATGAAGCAAGTGAAAGGGAGATCCTTTATGAATTCAATAGAgaagtttttagttttgctgcCAGCTGCATGAATTCACGAACCAATGGAACAATACATTTTGGAGTCAATGTACAACAAGCGCAACAACATGGTCAAGTAGTTGGGCAAACGATCACCTCTCTCAACAAGTACAATGAGGCATTTGAATCATCTCTGGGGGACTTTTTTGAAGAAAAGTATGTGAATGTTGCCCGATTGTGTATCAGGCCACCAAACTTTATACAAGTTCTCCATGAAAATGGAACAGCTTCAGATAAGTGGGTGATCGAGGTTGATGTGGTTCCAGTGATTTCACAGACACAGAATTATCTTTTCTATACTAAGCTGGGTATAACATCAACTGAAGAAAAAGAGTGCAAAACTTTCTGTCTATTTGTTAGGGAAGGTCCACGGTCAGTCAACATTTTCGCAGATACTAATCCACGAGTTGGTCAAGAGAAACTGAAAGATCTGACTGAAAAGGTCAAGAACTTGGTGTCAGCACGCAAGgcagcagaggaaaacaaagaaagatgtTTCCCACAAAGCTACCAGGGACAAAGGTTAAAGCAGCTGATGACACGTGGAAGACACGTTCTTGAGAGTTCCCTGCAGGTTATTGTAGTTACTGACAAATGTCACCCAGACCAGCTTGAGCATATGGACTTTCTAAAAGAAATATCTCTGTTTGCTGTACTAGAGTTTGACCCAGAGTCTGATTTAAATGGAACATgccatttttacagaaaagatCATATTGCTAATCTCCACTACCCTCAAATGTTCAACACTCAGGATTGTTTACCTACACTCCTGGGAAAGCTTAACTTGTTCAAGCAAACAAGTTGGATTTTCTGCAATGGCCGATTGAATGAGGAGAGTGAAGAGGACATGCCACTAATATCCAGTGAATGGCTCAAGAGACGTTCTGGAGACATCAGCAAAATGATTGGTTTTCTTTGCAGTCCAGATGTAATTTCAAAAGACAGACTTCTGGTCATTTTGGTTCTTCATTCTGCAGTCACTGACCTGTCGCACCCTATTTTGGAGACATTCTGTGCCATCTATCGCACCCTGGAGGGGGCTGACAACATGCTGTGCATCTGCAGAGATTCTGGAGTATTCAATGACTGGAAGAAGCTGATAGAGTTACGTTGTAAGGAAGACATCTCCAGTAAATGCATCTATGAACTGAGCCTGAATGAAATATCCAGTACAATAAAACAACTCAAAGAGCCCCAAACACAGTCTTCCCAGAGATACCTGCCATCTACAGGCTCAAGCTTAGTGCTGTTGACAAAAAAAGCTGAGGAACTTTTCACAGATTTGgacattttgagtaaaaatgagtgtgaaaatacagaaattgaAAAGTCTGATTCCTTTGATGagtttaataagaaaatagagGAGGATTTTTATAGAGGGGGGCAAGTAAGATGGTGGAACTTTCACCTCTCTGAACAGAGAGGCAGTCTGCCGTTCATCAAGAGAGACAAGTACAATGAGTTGTATGACCTGATCACACCTGTTGAAGGTTACACATCTTCATGTGTCATGATCAATCTTTTTCATCCCCCAGGATGTGGGGGAACAACCCTTGCAATGCATGTTCTTTGGAACTTAAGGAGGAAATTCAGATGTGCGGTTGTGAAAAACAACAGGGCAACAAATAACGACATTGCAGCTCAAGTCATAAACCTGCTCACATATGGAAAACAGGATCAGCCAGGATACACACCTGTCCTCCTCTTAGTGGACAACTGGGAGGATGTTGAGGACCTTAAGCAGTGCATACTTCATGTTGCTGGTGAAAGGAGGCAGCAGAACGCTCTCATGGTTCTCATACTGAACTGTGAGAGAACACAGTTTCCTGATGAGAGTTCCAGAAGTAGTTATGTTCCCAACATATTCATAACCAACAAGTTGTCAACCAAAGAGCAGGGgttattttctgagaaacttcAGCAGCTAAAAACTTACCATGAAAAGCCTGAAACCTTTTATGCTTTTATGATCATGACAAATAATTTCAGCGAGGCTTACATTACAAACATTGTGAGCAACAGTCTTAAAGCTCTTGATGCCACCAGTCGACAAGGGAGGCTCCTCTCCTTTCTGGCTTTGTTGAACACTTTTGTGAATGGATCCTACATGTCACTCTCTTTGTGTGAAGAGCTACTTGGTATAAGGAATTCCCTTTGGAAACGAGAAACAATTGATGATTCAATGACTCCATATTCCACGTTGCTTATAACATTCAGTGTTGAAGAACAAGGCTTCTATCAAGCGGTCCGGTTCTTACACCCAATGATTGCCAGCAACTGTCTTCAGATCTTTGAACAAAGGCATCAACTTTCCTTGGCAGAAGTAACTATTGACATTTTACACTCTGACAAACTCTATAAATCCTGCATGGGAAAGGATTTCCTGGTTCAGAACATACAAAGCATGCTCATTTCCCGCCACAGAAAAGAACAAGGGGATGACAAAGACACACAGTTTTCTcctttaattgaaaaaatacataacaagGAAGGAGCAGAAAAAGTCGAAGAGCTTTTTGAGAAAGCCATAGGAAGGTTTGACAGAAGTGCAACTCTGCCACAGGCACTGGCAAGATATTTCTGTCTGAGAGAAAAAGACTTCCAGGCTGCCCTAAAATGGGCTTTAGATGCACGAGGTAAAAATTCTAATTCCTACATTGCAGACACAGTAGGACAAGTTTACAAGAGCCAactcaaaaagaaaattgaagatTCAGAGCCTCTCACTGCCGAAGCTCTTAATGAATGTTTGATACTGGGTTCCAAAGCTGCAAAAGCCTTCCAAGAGTCACAGGAGCTGGCCAAGAAAGATGAAACTATAGACCCATTTGATCTTCACAACAGAAAGAGGACAAAGTCCTACAACACATCAGGTTATGTTGGAGAGACAGAAGTTATGATGATCCTTCTTGACTTCATCAAAGAACTTCCTCTTTCTCAGAGCAGAGACAGATATCAAACAGATATACTATTACAGATTCTCAAAGGCCACCACACAATAAgagattttcattttgatcacAGCAACGCTGCCACTGCCCAGTTTGTGGATGTCCTGGAATGCCATGAGAGATTTTTGATCTCTTTGAAGCCAAGGCTGAAGgaaattttcagcttttttgagAACTATTTCACATATCTGAGACCTAGGTCACAGGAAAGGGTAACTGCTGatgatagaaacaaaaaaaagttatcagAGCATTTCAAACAATACCTGAAAATATTCAGTAGTTCAGAGCAAGAGAAAGCATCTGAAAAAGCCAGAAACCCAAATCTGAGTCTACTCCAGGACATACAGGACCAGAGGTTTTACCTGGAAACAAAGCGAGCAGACTCATTTGCTGGACTGTTGCAGTGCTTGagtgataaaaatgttacagAGATGGAACGCATCTTCAAAAAGTGGAAGTTTATCTTTGAGAAATCACCTAAAAGATCAGTATCAGACACAGTCAACTTCATCTTGGCAAACATAGTGATGCACAGCATCAAGCCATCTTCAAAGGAACTGAAAAAATATGAGGAATTGGTTGACCTTCTGAATGAGGAACTACAAAAAGAGGGTACTCGCTCAAATTCAACAGAGATGTACTACCTGTCCATGCTACTCATGTGGCCTACTAAGGATAGAAAACTGGAAAGTTTGTCAACATACAAAGATATCGCCACATATTTCAGATCAGCCAAGAAATCATTTCACAGACGTTTTTCTCACATGTTCCCAGTCCGTACTGCCGTTGCTCATTTCTTTCTTGGCAAATCTTCTAGACTGAACAGGATAGTTTCTAAAGTGGTGCTTGATCAGATTTTAAGGGAAGAGTCTTGCAGTGATCAGAGTGGCCAGTCTTGTACACTGAACCATCTTTGGCAGAGCGGAGCTGCTTGGAATGAACCACAGGTAAAAAAAGAGCTGTTAAGAGTGAAAGGAATTtctgaaaatggagaaatatcCGTGAACTATGGAGGCAACCTAAAAATTCCTGTCCGTCCAGCTTATCTGGGAGACATCCGCAGCGGATGCAGTCGGGAGCAAATATCCTTCTATCTTGGATTCACAATGGAAGGTCCTGTAGCCTACAACATTAAATACCTCACTGCTCAGTAA
- the LOC102236185 gene encoding zinc finger protein RFP-like isoform X2: MALPAAFLSEEQFTCSICLEMFKNPVSTPCGHSFCQSCLSTYWDGRGRGQAAKAYQCPLCKESFSNRPELQINRTLREITEQFKQMSQSDGGAGGGGEHLGLRAQQSGPSPPARPGEMPERLLVEMMARFQGLTPPSPHQGFQTQNNHDPPPPYSPSLRHGAAQSLPDVQPNLPLCPIHMRGLEFFCRTDNMCVCSVCVEMADHRGHSVAPAQREWHIKKSQLGLHEMELKELICARERKVEEIRNSIREIKAAAEMETDGVVCALTKLISTVEHCQSRILEVIEMTVTTAESRARSLLKELEEEIAALKKRSATLGQLAVSEDYVLFFKTFPALSSPPQAKDWSNVSVSSQSTSEGILRTISKMVERLQLDLQNLPEARQQQPSPAPPLPRPIPRIRRIQELSEDITLDPSTAHPRLIISADGKQVQCGDRHQLVPDNPERFDRVVCVMAHQGFTSGRHYWEVDVSSKTDWDLGVASRSVIRKGKIPVSPAHGYWFLSLRDRTDYAFRTDPATSLTVATRPSRVGVYIDCDKGLLSFYNVETKLIIFTYTDSFKDTIHPFFSPCTNKSGQNAAPLVICPTAVTE; this comes from the exons ATGGCTCTTCCCGCTGCCTTTCTCTCGGAAGAACAGTTCACCTGCTCAATATGTCTGGAGATGTTCAAGAACCCAGTCTCCACCCCGTGTGGCCACAGCTTCTGCCAGTCCTGCCTCTCTACCTACTGGGACGGCAGAGGAAGAGGGCAGGCTGCAAAGGCTTACCAGTGTCCGCTGTGCAAAGAGTCCTTCAGCAACCGGCCAGAGCTCCAGATAAACCGAACCTTGAGGGAAATCACCGAACAGTTCAAGCAGATGTCACAGTCTGACGGGGGAGCCGGAGGAGGAGGGGAACATCTCGGCTTGAGGGCCCAACAATCAGGCCCGTCTCCACCAGCGAGACCGGGGGAGATGCCAGAACGTCTCCTGGTAGAAATGATGGCACGTTTCCAGGGGCTGACGCCGCCGTCGCCTCACCAGGGCTTCCAGACGCAGAACAACCACGACCCGCCGCCACCCTACTCCCCCTCTCTCAG GCACGGCGCCGCTCAGAGTCTCCCTGATGTCCAACCCAACCTGCCGCTGTGTCCCATCCACATGAGAGGCCTGGAGTTCTTCTGCCGCACTGAcaacatgtgtgtgtgcagtgtgtgtgtggagatgGCAGACCACCGAGGTCACAGCGTCGCCCCTGCTCAAAGAGAGTGGCACATTaagaag TCGCAGTTAGGACTCCATGAGATGGAGTTGAAAGAGCTCATCTGCGCGAGAGAGAGGAAAGTGGAAGAAATACGCAACTCCATTCGGGAAATAAAG GCTGCGGCGGAGATGGAGACAGATGGAGTTGTTTGTGCTTTGACGAAGCTAATCTCTACAGTGGAGCATTGCCAATCCAGAATCTTGGAG GTGATAGAGATGACTGTCACAACAGCAGAGAGCAGAGCTCGGAGTTTGCTGaaagagctggaggaggagatcGCTGCCCTGAAGAAGAGGAGCGCAACTCTGGGCCAGCTGGCTGTTTCTGAAGATTATGTGCTGTTTTTTAAG ACATTTCCTGCCTTGTCCTCGCCCCCACAGGCGAAGGACTGGTCCAACGTCTCCGTGTCGTCTCAGTCCACCTCTGAAGGGATTCTCAGGACCATCAGTAAGATGGTGGAGCGACTCCAGCTGGACCTGCAGAACCTGCCAGAAGCCC gCCAACAACAACCGTCACCAGCTCCGCCGCTCCCTCGGCCAATCCCGA gaaTAAGAAGAATTCAGGAATTATCAG AGGACATCACCCTGGACCCCAGCACAGCTCACCCGCGCCTCATCATCTCAGCGGATGGAAAGCAGGTCCAGTGCGGCGACCGCCATCAGCTGGTCCCAGACAACCCAGAGCGGTTTGACCGCGTGGTGTGTGTGATGGCCCATCAGGGATTCACCTCAGGACGCCATTACTGGGAG GTGGATGTCAGCAGTAAAACCGACTGGGACCTGGGAGTAGCCAGCCGGTCCGTCATTAGAAAGGGTAAAATCCCAGTGAGCCCCGCCCACGGCTACTGGTTCCTCAGCCTGCGGGATCGGACCGACTACGCCTTCAGAACGGATCCGGCCACCAGCCTGACAGTCGCCACCAGACCGTCGCGGGTCGGCGTCTATATAGACTGTGATAAAGGACTGTTGTCCTTCTACAACGTGGAGACCAAGCTGATCATCTTTACTTACACAGACAGTTTTAAAGACACCATCCATCCGTTCTTCAGCCCCTGCACCAACAAATCAGGGCAGAACGCGGCTCCTTTAGTAATCTGTCCTACTGCAGTGACAGAATGA
- the LOC102236185 gene encoding zinc finger protein RFP-like isoform X1, with protein sequence MFACLVFPSNHSVFYSGRAAMALPAAFLSEEQFTCSICLEMFKNPVSTPCGHSFCQSCLSTYWDGRGRGQAAKAYQCPLCKESFSNRPELQINRTLREITEQFKQMSQSDGGAGGGGEHLGLRAQQSGPSPPARPGEMPERLLVEMMARFQGLTPPSPHQGFQTQNNHDPPPPYSPSLRHGAAQSLPDVQPNLPLCPIHMRGLEFFCRTDNMCVCSVCVEMADHRGHSVAPAQREWHIKKSQLGLHEMELKELICARERKVEEIRNSIREIKAAAEMETDGVVCALTKLISTVEHCQSRILEVIEMTVTTAESRARSLLKELEEEIAALKKRSATLGQLAVSEDYVLFFKTFPALSSPPQAKDWSNVSVSSQSTSEGILRTISKMVERLQLDLQNLPEARQQQPSPAPPLPRPIPRIRRIQELSEDITLDPSTAHPRLIISADGKQVQCGDRHQLVPDNPERFDRVVCVMAHQGFTSGRHYWEVDVSSKTDWDLGVASRSVIRKGKIPVSPAHGYWFLSLRDRTDYAFRTDPATSLTVATRPSRVGVYIDCDKGLLSFYNVETKLIIFTYTDSFKDTIHPFFSPCTNKSGQNAAPLVICPTAVTE encoded by the exons ATGTTTGCTTGTTTAGTCTTTCCATCTAATCATAGTGTCTTTTATTCAGGAAGAGCAGCCATGGCTCTTCCCGCTGCCTTTCTCTCGGAAGAACAGTTCACCTGCTCAATATGTCTGGAGATGTTCAAGAACCCAGTCTCCACCCCGTGTGGCCACAGCTTCTGCCAGTCCTGCCTCTCTACCTACTGGGACGGCAGAGGAAGAGGGCAGGCTGCAAAGGCTTACCAGTGTCCGCTGTGCAAAGAGTCCTTCAGCAACCGGCCAGAGCTCCAGATAAACCGAACCTTGAGGGAAATCACCGAACAGTTCAAGCAGATGTCACAGTCTGACGGGGGAGCCGGAGGAGGAGGGGAACATCTCGGCTTGAGGGCCCAACAATCAGGCCCGTCTCCACCAGCGAGACCGGGGGAGATGCCAGAACGTCTCCTGGTAGAAATGATGGCACGTTTCCAGGGGCTGACGCCGCCGTCGCCTCACCAGGGCTTCCAGACGCAGAACAACCACGACCCGCCGCCACCCTACTCCCCCTCTCTCAG GCACGGCGCCGCTCAGAGTCTCCCTGATGTCCAACCCAACCTGCCGCTGTGTCCCATCCACATGAGAGGCCTGGAGTTCTTCTGCCGCACTGAcaacatgtgtgtgtgcagtgtgtgtgtggagatgGCAGACCACCGAGGTCACAGCGTCGCCCCTGCTCAAAGAGAGTGGCACATTaagaag TCGCAGTTAGGACTCCATGAGATGGAGTTGAAAGAGCTCATCTGCGCGAGAGAGAGGAAAGTGGAAGAAATACGCAACTCCATTCGGGAAATAAAG GCTGCGGCGGAGATGGAGACAGATGGAGTTGTTTGTGCTTTGACGAAGCTAATCTCTACAGTGGAGCATTGCCAATCCAGAATCTTGGAG GTGATAGAGATGACTGTCACAACAGCAGAGAGCAGAGCTCGGAGTTTGCTGaaagagctggaggaggagatcGCTGCCCTGAAGAAGAGGAGCGCAACTCTGGGCCAGCTGGCTGTTTCTGAAGATTATGTGCTGTTTTTTAAG ACATTTCCTGCCTTGTCCTCGCCCCCACAGGCGAAGGACTGGTCCAACGTCTCCGTGTCGTCTCAGTCCACCTCTGAAGGGATTCTCAGGACCATCAGTAAGATGGTGGAGCGACTCCAGCTGGACCTGCAGAACCTGCCAGAAGCCC gCCAACAACAACCGTCACCAGCTCCGCCGCTCCCTCGGCCAATCCCGA gaaTAAGAAGAATTCAGGAATTATCAG AGGACATCACCCTGGACCCCAGCACAGCTCACCCGCGCCTCATCATCTCAGCGGATGGAAAGCAGGTCCAGTGCGGCGACCGCCATCAGCTGGTCCCAGACAACCCAGAGCGGTTTGACCGCGTGGTGTGTGTGATGGCCCATCAGGGATTCACCTCAGGACGCCATTACTGGGAG GTGGATGTCAGCAGTAAAACCGACTGGGACCTGGGAGTAGCCAGCCGGTCCGTCATTAGAAAGGGTAAAATCCCAGTGAGCCCCGCCCACGGCTACTGGTTCCTCAGCCTGCGGGATCGGACCGACTACGCCTTCAGAACGGATCCGGCCACCAGCCTGACAGTCGCCACCAGACCGTCGCGGGTCGGCGTCTATATAGACTGTGATAAAGGACTGTTGTCCTTCTACAACGTGGAGACCAAGCTGATCATCTTTACTTACACAGACAGTTTTAAAGACACCATCCATCCGTTCTTCAGCCCCTGCACCAACAAATCAGGGCAGAACGCGGCTCCTTTAGTAATCTGTCCTACTGCAGTGACAGAATGA